One genomic window of Cannabis sativa cultivar Pink pepper isolate KNU-18-1 chromosome 2, ASM2916894v1, whole genome shotgun sequence includes the following:
- the LOC133033889 gene encoding protein neprosin-like, whose protein sequence is MIEMTLRETHPGNLPTWELPINIYRDPTTGNWWFQLGENYDNIGYWPSSIFSGGLKDLATYIDWGGETYSPLGQIGPPMGSGLLLKQNTRYDAYCRALTIINEAHIREDAKNTKISSIDIDFYLVKDLGFHRHFGHLMVYGGPGPR, encoded by the exons ATGATCGAAATGACTCTAAGAGAAACTCACCCTGGTAATTTACCTACATGGGAACTTCCAATCAATATTTATcgg GATCCAACTACTGGAAATTGGTGGTTTCAACTTGGAGAGAATTATGATAATATTGGATATTGGCCATCAAGCATATTTAGTGGTGGCTTGAAAGACTTGGCTACATATATTGATTGGGGAGGAGAAACTTACAGTCCACTTGGTCAAATTGGTCCTCCAATGGGATCTGGTTtacttttaaaacaaaatactcgTTATGATGCATATTGTAGAGCATTAACAATTATAAATGAGGCGCACATACGAGAAGATGCTAAAAACACAAAAATTTCttccattgatattgacttttaTTTAGTTAAAGATTTGGGATTTCATCGTCACTTTGGACATCTCATGGTATATGGTGGTCCTGGTCCTAGATGA